The sequence below is a genomic window from Lycium ferocissimum isolate CSIRO_LF1 chromosome 9, AGI_CSIRO_Lferr_CH_V1, whole genome shotgun sequence.
ATATGGGGCTTGGCTAGTGGAAACATGAAGCACAATGGCAATGCAACTGGAACGGTTAGTAATGGTGTGTACTACTGCAATGGCGGATCGTGAAGTCTCGGAGGTGAATGGGCGAGTGAAACATTACAAGATTTCTTTCATTGACCACTTGCTTTCTATGTACATTTGTTTAAATCATCAAGCTTAACATTTTCGATAAACAAGAACATGCATATTGCACTCAGTCCGGCAATAAATCATGAACTTCTCCATCTCAGTTTCTATAATTTTTTGGTTGATTTCTTGTGGGTTATGAATGTTTGATATTTAACTGATCAAGAAAGTAGACTCATCTTTTGCATATTGCGCAGAGTTTCAAAAGGCGAACTTACTGATAAGCAAGTTCTCACACTGTTTTTGTGTTATACTTACTAATTGTGTGCAAAAATGGcatttctagttttttttttttttagatggtTTCATTGTGGTTTTGTTTGGTAGGATCACTGGATGGGATAAGTAAAATCTTCTTTTCTTGGAGAAAAGTGATCTGCTTCAATCATTTGCTCTGCCTGCTATTGACTTGGGTTTTAATCTAATTCAAGTCGAAGAAACTTATTCAGTGGTCACCGTTAAGAGTTCTTTTTTCCTCGAACCTTTGCTgttgcctttttttttccctggggggggggggagtggtCAGAGCTTAGCTCATTCATTATTTTACTGCTTGCATCTTAGCAGAACAGTTACTTCATAGAGTAGACCAAAACAGGGTGGTTACCACTTGTAGGCTAGGCCATGATTTTACCGAGTGTCCCAACTAGGCTAGGTTGGGACAGAGTTGgggatgagagagagagagagattccCTATTCTTTGAGATTTTTCTTGCGAAGGTAGCATTAGCTAGGTAATCAAGGCAAGTCGAATAGAGTCAATCCTCGAGTGAAGATCATCGGATGGAAAAATAGATTGACCTAGCTAATCGCTTGATGCCTCGGAGGAGAATGGGAACAGAGAGTTGCTCCCATAAACAAACGAATTAGACTTCTGGTCCTGATCGAACTAGAGATTGCGATAACTCAATCTTATAGGTGACAGAGAGTCTGAAGTTTGTGCCAAAAAAAAACAACACTGAACGTGTTTTTTATATGTACACTATGTTCTACTAAGTTACTCAATTTTCCTCGTCAGATTATATTTGTTATAAACTGTTAGTTGTTTCTGCAGAAAACATAACTTGATTCACACAAATAGTATACACGGTCAATAggcaaaatttattttattaacatTACCTTGCTCCATCAAGACTCCAATTAAACATCTCACTGTGTGGGTTTGTGTACAATTCAATTCAGCACCTcatatttgttttctttaacTAACATACATTTTGACTAAAAACTTTTTACAATAATCTTAAGCAAGATGAAAGAGCTAGCAGTGGTCTCCACAATTTCTTTTTGCACCTTTGAACCATTTCGTCATAGTTTAGCATGtcaaagtcattttcctcatgtTACTAAAAGTACATGTGGATTAAATGTCATGTCATACTCAGGGGTGGAGCTAAAAACATATGTATGGGTTCGGCCAAACCCAATAATTTTAGTTCAATATATTCTATCAAGAGTTCACtaaatgtatataaaaattaaaatttagaatcCAGTTACTGACATGTGATGTTGCTACAGAATTTCAAATTCATAATGTTCAAATTGTAACTTCGCCTCTCGGCATACTAGCTCTACCATAGAATAGTACTACTATTATGGGAAGAATCAAAtcgattttttaattataaatgtttagatatatacaatttttttgtttttttgttttccccCCGTGGCTTTTAATTTGTCGCACGTATATCATGAGTCCGAATTATGTCACTGCTGAAATTTGGTTTTAAGCGAGAGCAAGTTAGAGGGGCAGGTCcatgctcctttttttttggtttggtttctCATCCGGTGTCCGATACCTGCATTGGAGCCCAACTATTCTGGATTCGCGCTGCATAGGGCCAATTCGGGAAAAGCGCTCCATAACAAAGATTTTTCCATACCCAGAGCTGGTCCATGCTCCTTCTAGTTTCAACCTTGCTTGCACAATTGGAGTTGGGCCGGCTAACTCACCAGATATTTCTCAACTAtgcataaaatattttaaatattttaactattaaaaaaagtaaaatttggGTACGTGAGAAAAGGTGTAAATGGGAAATATCTGTTTGGATCACTTCTGTTTAATTGAATACGGGTAAAGAAAACGGAGCAGatcttgggaggtagagaggttgagAATTTcttattcaaattgtaaattTTTGTTACATTTTTTTATGGTCATCTTGTAAACATCCTAaataaaagttgaagaaaacaaaatgaaCAAAATTAGGGAATTAACTAAGAATTATTAGCTAATTAATTAAGAAGACGAAGAAGCAGCAGGAGCAGCAGCAGGGGAAGCAGCAGCAGTGCAAACTTGTGGATTTTGCTTTCCTTTTAAACTTGGCTTAATATTTTCACAACTTGATTTTGCTGGACCTTCTTTTCCACTGTATGTGATGTCAATGTCACCAACTTCAACACCCTCACATGGAGTACCTTTACTGCAAAGAAGTGATACTGCATCTTGAGTTCTTGATGTACCCTTTATGTTTTGGAAAGTCACTTTGCTGATCTTCACTTGTGAAGGcaactgcaaaaaaaaaaaaataataacaatgagGAAATCATGGTGCAACGATAGAAATTGTTGGCATGCGACTAGGAAGCCAGGATGCAAGCCATGAAAACAGTCTTTTGTAAAAATGCAAGTAAGAATGTGCACAACAGATTCAATGCGGTTCTGTTCTTTCCTAAACCCGTGCATAGTGGCCTTTTGAACTTCAGACCAATGgtctaattttgaaaaaaaaaaaaaaagcaatgaCGAAATCTTAGTACAACAATAGAAATTGTTGGCATGTGACCAGGAGGCTTAGGATGCAAGCCATGAAATTAGTCTTTTGTAAAGATGCAAGTAAGACTGTATACAATAGATTCAATGTGGTTATGTCCCTTCCCAAACCCGTGTATAGTGCGTGACTACTTTTCAACTTTAGACTAATGGTCTAGTTTTGAAAATAGTGGCTAACTTCTAAATACCAGGCTACAGATGTGGTTATCTTGCAAATTATCCAGGTAAAACACTTCCTAGCAAGAGGTTTTCTATTCTCAGCGCACGAACCATAGACTTATGATTAAGATAGTAAATACTCCAACCATGTTGTGTGCAATAGGCTCAATGTGGTTCTATCCTTTCTCAAACCCGTGCACAGTAGGTGGCCGTTTTTTGAATATTAGACCAATGGTCAAATTTTGAGAAAGCGGtcaattttaaaatacaagCCAATAGAAGTGGTTGTTTTTGCAAATTATTCTGATAATGCGCTTTCTGCCAAGATGTTCTCTATTCTTAGTGCTCGAACCAGGGAACTCTGATTAGTAACATAAGAATCCCAACCACCTCAATAGAATGATAATTATAAGTGCGTGATACTTACATCTTTGTTGCATTTGCCAGCTGGGCAAGAACTTGATCAATGACAACAGGGTTGCTAACATTTTGCACAATGATATCCTCAAAGTGAATATCGAGACAACACCAGGGTGAGAAGCAGGCCATGTCTTAATCCTAACACCATTGTCAGTGCTAATGAAAGTGCAATTCTTAACAAAAACACCAACAACTGGCTTTTCATCAGGATTTCCACCAAGGCTACCAACACTAATACCATGACCAGGTCCACAAGTGACCTTAGTGATGTAAAGTTGTTCCGTTTCATCACCAATGGAAATGCAATCATCTCCGGTAGCAAAACTGGAGTCTGTAACATTCACAGAGCTCGACCTCGAGATGTGGATGCCATCAGTGTTGGGGCTTCCAGCTGGAGCACTGACGTTGAAGTGGAGGAACGTTAAGTTCTTGCATTGATTCACGTTCACGTGGAATGATTTGCTGTCCATTGTAGTTATGTCCTTGATTATGGAATTTGTGAGGGAGTTGAAGCTCAAGTTCTAAACCATGCAAAAgtaatagaaaaagaaaaaaaatcatagaGTTAGTAGAATTAATCAACGGATTTTAGTCATGGGATAACTATACTATGTTTAGTCAAGTTTCTCGAAactattaattaatattttttttctccctgAAAATTGTAGTAGTTATATTGGAGGATTATGGTTGTTGGCtaagttttcaagaaaaaaagtaaaTGGTTTTGAGTAATAAGAAATTGTATATctgataaaaggaaaaagatgaaaaaagtaTATTTTCCTTAAGCAGAAGTTGAAAACagaagttttatttttattttttaattgacGAAAATACCCttacaaaataattatattatttaaaaactatCAACAGtgtggaaaaaaataatatcatgcTTTGCCGCACAGACCAAATACAAACGGTTTCTCTAATACTAGTAAAAGCATTTCTCAATAAATTCGATCAAATACAAATAGTTACTTTTCTCAAATACTTTTCCTGAATCTCATTTAGTcgtaaacttttcaaaatcaaCAGATTTTAAAAGTTTGACCAAACAGAAACGTCGGAGAATAATATTAATGGACTTACATTGGGAAGCTTGTTGCACTTTTTGGACTCCTTGCATTCCCATGCAGCTTTACCTTGACCATCAAGGATCCCACCACCAGACATGGTGAATCCATCAAGTTTGTTGACAGTCAACCATTCACCGGTCTTGAGTTGGTTAGGATCTGAAGGAGCTTTCAAAGTGGCTTGGATTTGAAGTTCAATTGGGCCTTTGCATGGGCCTTCTAGTTTCACTTGGTTCATTTGGAATGTTCCCTTTGGGATCACAATGGTGCTTGGGCTTGTAGATTGACATGCCTCTTGAAAAGCTTTCAGAACGGCCTAAACAATAGCCAAAttttacatcaacaaaatagaaaagaaaaaaaaaagaaaaagaaagatttatatatagaaaatagagaaaagaaagaatatattGCAGTTTGTTTTGAAGTTATGTAAGgtgctttttgttttcttgtaacACTTATGTCCGGTCAGCTTATGTGTATTTTTGGTTATTTCATACAGGTATCGAATAACTCTTTCATTCAAGACTTAGACATATTTAAAGAAATCAGTTAGTGTTTTTTTATGTGTTGGTTTGGATGTAAACCTGGCTTCATGATTTCTGATTTGAATGTAATCCCGATCTTCAATAATTTTCACTCACTTCATTAACCACTAGGTCTTATGACCGACTCAAGTATATTTAcaagggggttcaaaaaataCAAGAATATTACATCTGGGATCTGAACCTATGACCTAAAGCAAATTTTAAACCCCCTTTGCCATTACACTAAATTCTTTTTATACGTGTAAATGGCATTCAACAAATCATACGCATGCAAAAGAATTCATTTTCGTCCTATTTGTGCTACATAATTTTTGAACGAATGagattcaattgaatttccttGCGTATTCCTAGCTCCGCCCTTGGCTAGGCCACACCATTTGGTGCAATAAGGTTTTTATAAAATGTGAAATTGGATTTTACTATTTTCTTGGATGAAAGTAGGTACATAATAGGTTAGAGTGTATCAACCAGAGAATGAGGGGGGAAAAGCGTGACTTACCTCACTAATATCAGCATTGCTATTGGCACCATACTTTGTTATATCAAAAGTTGCATTTTGAGATTCCCCAAGGTGTGCTAGAAATAACACCACCAATGCAAAATGCACCAACTTGAATTTCAAATCCATCTTTTCAAACCCCTccaacctcttttttttttttttttttttctttttttgaagtttttgggGTAGTAATTCAATGTCTTCTATGAAATGTAAAGAGAACAATGTTGAAGCCCTTTTATAGTGTAAGGAAATTGGCAAAATTGAAACTTTCCACTTATTTTAAACCATAGATTGAGTTGCGGAGAAGACGTTGGGAATTAGTTTTTCATGGtagctagtttttttttttgttttttttaaatgatttatGTTTCCACCtataaattttcttgttttacttgGTCTAGACGTGCGGTAGAAATCAAATTCTCGCAAATTTTAGGGCGTGAACATTATTCAGAGATATTTTGCAAACTCCTTTAATtgtagagaaaagacatcatttcccccctgaacttggcacgaaaactcactttagcaactaaacttaacttctaaTTATATACCCCCTTAAAGAACATAGGTTTCAATTAttcctacccccccccccccccgaaaaaataataccactctcacaatgtgaggtgtattacactcgcgccacgtcattgccatgtcaaaaattaccaacccttcattttttgttttcttttattattttttctctttcttcttctttctcccttttctctttcttcttctttctcctcatcctcaccACACTTGTagcaaccaccaccaccaccgccgCCGCCACCACGACCTCCACCATCACCATAACCACCGCCTCCTTAAATCAACCCAACTGAAAAATCCCATCTTTGTCACCTTCATCTTCCTCCTTATCCTTGTCATTCAAACCTCCATTATCATCAACAAAAAATcctatctttaattttttttgttgataccAATCCAAATTTCAGTCCAAAATTAGCAAATATCAACACTGCCTCTTTAAAAGATGGAATCAAAATTTGAACGGAGGTGGGGAAGGTTTGTGGGTTGTCCAGAAGAAGATGAAGCAAACCAATATTTGTGGGTTTTCTTAATTTGGTGATTTGAATGAGAAGTAGAAGCAAAATTGGAAGAAGATGGTCCGCTGGAAATTATTGTTGCTtcggtggtggtggtggtggttatggAGGTGGGGGTGGGTATGGTGGTGGTTGAGACAGTGGgtatggtggtggtggttgagaCAGTGGGTATGGTAGTGGTAGTGGTGGATACGATGGTGGTAGCCGTGGTGGAGGTGGATATAGAGGAGGTGGTGGTTACGGTGGTGGTAGAGGTGGCAGTAGGGGGAAGGGGAGGGGTTGATCAGTTGGGTTGATTTAAGTGGGGTGGGGGAAGAGGAgcgggtgggggtgggggggggagtgcatttttatttttattttattttttaattgtataataATATTCAGCGGGTCCACCTTTTTGTGTTCtttactctcttaatttttttttttttgcaacgtCAGCATTTGGGGTTGTATTTAATTAAGATGAAAGTTGTTTAGGGGGGGTTTTTAAACGCTCATAAAATTgaattgctaaagtgagttttcgtgccaagtttggtgtttgggggggggggggggggggaggggatgatgtcttttctcttaattttaaTAGTTGTGAAGTTTCCCATGAATATGGTCTCTTTGGTCAAGCGGGAACATAAGCAAACATCCATCTATTGACATAGACATGACGGGTGGCTCCAGAATTGATTCACCATTCCTTGGATTTCCCACCTAAGCTGCATTAGGAGAGCATAGTGCACAAGCCAATTTTATCAATCCTTGTGAGATTTTTGGAGTTTCTTCAACCATATTGTTTGCTTGACCATTCTTGTCCTTCTTTGGGGCACGACAATCCACAAACTTATTATATCCACTCTTTTCACAGTTGTAACTATTGCTCATGAATTTCTTGTTAGAAATCTTACgaaaaatacttgatcacgaagaTTATTGTGAATTCTTGAAAGCTTGAGACGTGTCAAAAGACATTGACCTTAAGGACATTTCACCCGGTGTAGGTGTATCCTTCAGAATTCAATAAGTTCTTCTAGTATAAAACTAGGAGCACCGAAACTAACaaacattaaataaaagaaaacccaGCACACTAATAGAATCATAGGAGAAGGAATTTCTCTACATCTTATCCATTCACCAAGGAATTGGACAAGTAtctttatataatataaagctaggcatagacaagatGATCTGACACCTCTCTTTGGCCAAGGTTTCTagttatcttttttctccttttttttttgacaatttttccctattttttctgttttattattgaacaaaaataaatatgacAATTACTACTCCTTCATTCATTCTTATCTTTTAATGTAAATACTTAAATGCCTCAAAATTTACTACTCCACCCATTCCTATTCTTTATTGTAGAGATATTTAATTGCTTCAATATTTACTACAAACTTTCATTCTCtccatgaaaaatgaaaatatcttGAAACAGAGTAGTCTAATGGATATCATTTCAAGTAGAATTTGGAAGGGTTCAGatcaatataagaaatattttcttatttcaattttattttatcttttctctcatttttccCATTCTATTCAATTTATTTCTTATGTTAATTAGAAATCCAAAAGTCACAAATTTCcgttcaattcaatttaacctTTCCAATGCATAACCTCCAGATATTGAAGGTGTCCGCACTAAATTACATCTTTCCTTATCGAATAATATAATTTTGCTGCATGTCATACTGTCTGAGTCAATCTCACTTTGATCTCCAATAATGAACATGCCCCAACTATTTTTACTTTCGTTCAATGATCCAATCAAGTCCAACAAGAAGAGCAAAATATGTTACGTGTTTTATCTTAAGGTGTTTAATAGGTTCTGATTATTAGAATGGATACACTCACTTCGGAGGAGAAGATTTCGATCACAAAATCATGGACTATTTCGGAACTTTTTCTCTCTTTAACCTTTATAATATATCTTTGATCTGATATGCTCAACACAAAAAATTGtttcatttaattttattttggcaGAACTGCTTGTGCTTGAATCACTGCGTTGAGTTTGAATAGTGAGGCGAATAGTTGGCTGGCTAATGCAAAGATTAATTTCAAAAAACAACATGCTCCGATAAAAAAGTTCAGGACTCTTTCAATATCCTATCAAGACCATTTACCACAGTGTTAATCAAGGTATGATTACTTTAACTATCATAATGTTATTCTATTGTTTTTTATCCCGTTAATTTTTGGGTCACATAAGTTACCGAATAATTTTAGGTGTTGGAGGGTGAAAGAAGCATTCCAAGGAACGTAACTAACACGAGCTTGGAACTATCGGGAGTTTCTCATGTGATAAAGGTAAGCTAATTTATCCAACAGAGCTTAATTAATGATCTCAGAAATAAAACTTTCAACATAATAACTTGGCACAATCGTATTTTTGGTTTGTGCTTGCAGTAGGGGAAATGGAAAGAAACCGCATTTACAAGGCAAATGTAAAATTCTAAATGAAATAATGCATGTGTATTTGATGTAACAACGAACAAAGCAGCAAGAAATCAAAATCTTTCtgaaagatgaagaaggaaGGTACAAGATAGACGGTGTTACAATTTATGGAGAGGGAGAGTAATAAATGTTATTTGGAATTTGAGCTATTTTAAGTCTCAAAGTATTGAGAGGAAGAAGTACAGAAGAACAATGAAAAAGATTATAAAAGGAAAAGTAGTACTCCTTGGTAgtagaaaagaaatatgaaacGGTAATGGACAGAGAGAGCAACTTGAGTTGCcatttatttgttctttttttctctGTGTTTATAGAATCTtcactttttaatttttctgaTCTTTCCTGTACATTTCATGTTTCATTTACATGACTCGAAGATAATTCTATAATTTAAAAGCTTTACTCTCTCTCCTGTTCAAAATAAATGTCTAGTTAATCTTTTTCacacccttaagaaaatactagtTCTTAGGACAAAAAATACAAgtatttgactaaactatcctcAATTAATAAGATTCTTGCTTATTTATTTCCTTGAGGCTTGAGTAAGTTGGGGcaaatctaaaaaaaatgaagttaattctttcttgattttgtacgtttattttgaaccaaaataaaaagaccaagtaaacacttattttgaaccggaggAAATACTATCTAATAAACAAAAGTTCAGATACATGTAAACATGTATCTAATGTATATAATTTGACTAAGAGAATCATGCACACACAGAGCACACGTAATACgaactttttcccttttcctttatttaaagaaaatttgataaaaaatgagGTTTCATCTAAGCTCTTGTTCTAAGAGAAAAATCGTGTTTCTGATTTCAACTATATATAAATTACttttatatacacacacatgataACTATTAATATTTCTATTGCGATTGAAAATGCAGAAacattatttataaaatattgatgtttttgacaaccgcgcgaagcgcggacaaGTTAACTAGTATATAGATAAAAGAAGACAACATGAGAATGGCTTATGGAGATGGTGAATGTTCCAACCGGTGGCAGTAAAGAATAGTAAATGCCAATTGAATGACAAAAGGGTTTGTTACAAAGGCCTTATGATAACGTTAGAGCTATACAAAATAATCATGAATAGAAATTATTATGGCTTATTAGTGGCCTGTTACCATTATCAGAAGCTAATAATGTTAGAGATGTTATATTGTTTTTTCCAACACTTCTTCTTGTTTGGACCATTCTATTGTCCAGAACTTCGCAGCTACAAATTTCTTCAAGTCAGCGTCTtcagttttatttttcttttcaagcgCATTCCACGGTTCTTTCGAAGTGCCAACATTACTTTAGACGTTGTACAAGTCGTCCTCCAACCCACCGAGGATGTTGTTCTTACACAAAATATTAGAGTGCTTCCAAGCCGTTGGAATGCCCTCCTTAATGAACTTTTGCAGGCTCAGAGAAGTCACACTACTAAGAAGGGCTTTTCCCGAGAGATACAAATCGACGGACGATAACCAACGACAAGTATCGGAAAGCttatctattttttaaaaaaaataatttttgaataaaaacCAATAGACATCCGTCGGTTGTTTTTGAGCACAATTGGGCAGAATATTATTTCCAAGAGACACCGTTTGTATATTAGTCGGAGTGTTTTgcgccaaaataattatacagAAATTGGTGGACGCAATCagtttaataataaaaataaataaaagtattttCCTAAAACCGACCGTGTCCCTCGGTTTTTTCAGTCAAATACCGGTCAACTCATTAAATGAAACCCGATTGACTGACTGTGTTTGTCGGTTTTATGTTATTACAGATGTAATGATTGAAATTGTGTTTGAAGCTTTGGTAGGTTGTGTATACCTATTTGGGATCCTTCTCGGGATGGTCGGGGTGAAAGTCTGAGGGCTCGATGTGTTTTGACACCACGGGGTGTGAGCTAAAATTGCAGATTTTTTGCGTTGGTTTCCTTTACGCGTTCGCGAGCCAGGGAGTCGCGACCACGAATGTCAGACTCATTGGTCACCACGAATCAAATGGATTTAGTTTCCAAAATCAAAGTAAAAAGCCACGAGGGCTTTAGTCTCCACAAACCAAAAGTAAAATGAATACAAGAAATagtaaagtaattaaatttCTCAATCTTGTTATCTTTCTGTATTCGAAACaagtaaaaagataaataggaacaTAACATTAATTAAACGAAAATGAACTTCCGAGCCCACAGATTGCACTGTGTGTACTTAAGGAATGTAATCCCCTCACTATTGCCTAACGTTGgattattttctcccaaaataGCGAGTGACGACTGCGACGCGAGCGCTTGCCATCTTCCCAAATCTTTAAGCTAGAGTTTAAGTGCTTTTTTATGTATATCCGATAAATTTCATTGCTTCTTCTACTTGGGACAAAAGTCCCAATATTTCCTATTCCTAACCTAAACCAAAAGTCATGGAATCAAACCCCActggcacaaaaaaaaaaaaaaaaccaacaatgAGTCAGTTTATTTATTAGTGAGTAAATGTAGTTGTTGACTTGGAAAGTCACATGAgcattttacttgatttgacaTGCTTATAAGCTCACACTTTTTCCATCAAATTTATTCTCTGATTAACAAATCATAAATTTAGTGATTTCAATGTTACTTACAAAATTAGTTTAATGAGTTCtgcaagaaaaatcaaaagttcGATGATCATATGAAAAATTAACTGGCACTTAGATAAAACTTAACGACGACATCTCAAACTAATTGTAGACCTAAAATTCCATTCATGCTAATTTTcttattcaaattgtaaaataATTCACACATTTTTATGTTCATCTCGTAAATATCCTAAACTAAAGTGGGAGAAACGAAATGAACGAAATTAGGGAATTAATTAACTCTAAGAAGTATTAATgaagcttaattaattaactctAAGAAGTATTAATGaagcttaattaattaagaCGACGAAGCAGCAGCAGGTGCAGCAACAGGGGAAGCAGCAGCAGTGCAAACTTGTGGATTTTGCTTTCCTTTTAAACTTGGCGTAATATTCTCACAACTTGATTTTGCTGGACCTTCTGTTCCACTGTATGTGATGTCaatatctccaacttcaacaccctCACATGGACTACCTTTACTGCAAAGAAGTGATACTGTACTTTGGGTTCTTGATGTACCCTTTATGTTTTGGAAAGTCACTTTGCTTATCTTCACTTGTGAAGGCAACTgcaaagaataaaaataaaaaagaataacgATTCTGAGGAAACCTTGGTGCAATGATAAAATTATCATCGTATTTGTGATCGGGGGCACGATGCAAGCCATGGAAACCGTCTTTTGTAGAAAAGGCAAGAAAGTCTGTGCACAATAGATTCAATGTGGTCTTGTCCCTTCCCAAACCCGTGCGTAGTGGTAACCGCTTTTGAACTTTAGACCAATggtctatttttttaaagtggctaatttcTAAGTTCCGGACGACAAAAGtggttatttttgcaaattAGCTAGGTAAACCCTTCCTACCAAGGTTTTCTCTATTCTTAGTGCTTGAACCAAAGATCTTTGATTAATCTTTTATTAAGATTGTGAAAATCTCAATCATCCCAACATAGTGATgagaaaaaacaaagagagCAGTGATTAGGAGGAAATCTTTGATGCGACGATAATAAATATCGTCGTGTGACTAGGAGGCAACAATgcaagccatgaaaataatcTTTTGTAAAAGTGCAACTATATAAGACTGTGCACAATAGATTGAATGCGGTTCTATCCTTTCCCAAACCCGTGGGTAGTGGATGGACACTTTTTGAACTTTAGACCACTGGTCTAATTTTGAAAAAGCGGCCAATTTTTAGGTACAAGCAAAAAAAAAGTGGGAATTTTGCAAATTATTCAAGTAAAACACTTTCTACTAAGATGTTCTCTATTCACAGCGCTCGAACTAG
It includes:
- the LOC132031083 gene encoding LOW QUALITY PROTEIN: polygalacturonase-like (The sequence of the model RefSeq protein was modified relative to this genomic sequence to represent the inferred CDS: inserted 2 bases in 2 codons); its protein translation is MDLKFKLVHFALVVLFLAHLGESQNATFDITKYGANSNADISEAVLKAFQEACQSTSPSTIVIPKGTFQMNQVKLEGPCKGPIELQIQATLKAPSDPNQLKTGEWLTVNKLDGFTMSGGGILDGQGKAAWECKESKKCNKLPNNLSFNSLTNSIIKDITTMDSKSFHVNVNQCKNLTFLHFNVSAPAGSPNTDGIHISRSSSVNVTDSSFATGDDCISIGDETEQLYITKVTCGPGHGISVGSLGGNPDEKPVVGVFVKNCTFISTDNGVRIKTWPASHPGVVXDIHFEDIIVQNVSNPVVIDQVXCPAGKCNKDLPSQVKISKVTFQNIKGTSRTQDAVSLLCSKGTPCEGVEVGDIDITYSGKEGPAKSSCENIKPSLKGKQNPQVCTAAASPAAAPAASSSS